Below is a window of Polyangiaceae bacterium DNA.
GGCGCTGCACCTCTGGCTCACCGCGTGAGACGCAGGATCGACGGTCAGCGACTCTGTTACGCTCCACCGCGATGATCTCCGCCGGTGAGCTCTCGCTCGTTCCCGACATCACGGGGCTCCGCCGTCTGACTCGCGCGCTGGCGATGCTCGAGGCGATCCTGTCGCCCGACTGGGAGTTTCGCTCCTGAATTTGGTTTATCATGCGCCATGGTCAGCGCGCGGCTCGGCAAGCTCTTCATCGCGGCGTCGTGCTTGGGTCTCGGCCTCGGCACGCTCTTCGTTCCGAGTTGCTCGGCGGGCGGGGGCGGCGGGGGCCCGGCCGGTGGCGGGGCGGGCGCGTTCGGCGGAGCAGCGGGTGACGCCAGCGTCGACCAGGCCCAGAGCGGCGGCAGCGGCGGCAGCGGCGGCAGCTCCGGCGACGGCGGCATCAACCTGGACGCCATTTCGAGCGACGGTTGCGCCGCCAAGTGCTCGAGCGACTTCCACAAGGTGCTGAGCTGCAACGGCGTCGAGCTCCAGAAGTGCAGCGGGGACCAGGGCTGCGATCCGACCAGCGGCAAGTGCGAGAACGCCTGCAGCGTCGCGGAGAAGACCAAGCAGAGCGTCGGCTGCGAGTACTTCCCCACCTTCATGGAGATGAACGACTCGAGCTTCTGGCAGGGCAACCAGATCTGCTTCGCGGTGATCGTCGCCAACACCTGGGACACGCCCGCCAAGGTCAGCGTGGCGCTGAACGGCGCCGCTCTCGACATCGACAAATACGCCTACGTACCCCAGGGCTCGGGTCCCTCGCTCACGCTCTCGCCGACCAGCGTCACCAGCGGCATCGCTCCCGGCGGCGTGGCCATCCTGTTCCTGGCCGGCGCCCAGGGCACGGAGAAGGCGCACTGCCCGGTGCCCTCGGCCATGACGGTCGGTCCCATGGTCCAAGGTACGGGCAAGGGGCACTCCTTCCACCTGAAGACGGACGTGCCGGTGGTCGCCTACCAGATCGCGCCCTACGGCGGCGGCAACGCCGCGGTCACGGGAGCCTCGTTGCTGATCCCCACCAGCGCCTGGGACGTGAACTACATCGGCGTGAACGCCTACAAGTACGGCATCGCGCCGCCCAGCATGAACATCATCGCGCGCGAGAACGCGACGCAGGTGACCCTGGTTCCGGTCGCGGCGGTCAGCGGCGGCGGAGGCTTGCCCAGCGGCCCCGTCAACACGCCGCTCAGCTTCACGCTGAACGCCGGTGAGATGGCGCAGTTCTCGCAGAACGCCGAGCTCACCGGCAGCGTGATCTCGTCCGACAAGCCCATCGGCCTGATGGGCGGGCAGAAGTCGCTCAACGTACCGGTCGGGGTGTCCTACGCCGACCACGCCGAGCAGATGATCCCCCCGGTGCGCGCCATGGGCAGCGAATACGTCGGCGTGATGCACCGCCAGCGCAAGACGGAGCCCGCGGTCTGGCGGCTGGTGGGAGCCGTGGACGGCACCACGCTGAGTTGGACCGGCGCCGTCACCGGTCCGGCCACGCTGAACCGCGGCGAGGTCGCCGAGCTCCAGACCTCGACACCCTTCGTGGTGAAGAGCCAGGACGACCTGCACCCGTTCATGCTCTTCCAGCTCATGACCGGCTCGACCTTCCTCGCCGAGATGAGCGGCTACGGCGACGCGGACTTCGTGCTGATGGTCCCGCCGCAGCAGTACATGCCGCGCTACGTGTTCTTCGCCGATCCGACCTACCCGGAGACGAACCTGGTGCTGGTGCGCGCCAAAGTGGACGGGAAGTTCGCGGACGTGTTCCTGGACTGCTCCGGCGTGGTCTCCGGCTGGCAGCCCCTGGGCGACTACGAGTGGACGCGCGTCGATCTGATGACCGGCAACTTCCAGCCCGTGGGCAACTGCTCGACGGGCCGCCACGAGATGTGGTCCGACGGCCCCTTCGGCGTCACCGTCTGGGGCTGGGGCACGCCGCTGACCACCAGCTTCACCAGCAACGTCTCCTACGGCTACCCGGCCGGCATGAACATCGTGCCGATCAACAAGGTCGTGGTACCGCCGATCCCGAAGTAGGCGCCCCAGGCGCGCACCCCTCCGGCTACTCGTTCTTCCCCACCCAGGCCAGGTTGACGTACTCCATCGACTCGACGTGGCTCGGGTCACCGATGGGCAGGCCCTTGGCCAGCGCGCGCAGCACGTCCATCGGGGCCACGACGCCGGCCAAGGTGCCGTCCTCGTTCATGACCAGCGCGCGGTGAACGTCTTCGTTGACCATCAAGCGCACCGCCAGCATCAACGGATCCGTGGTGCGAACCGCGAGCACGATGTGGGTCATCAGGTCGCCGACCACTGCCTCGCGGTCCTTGGGGTAGTTGCGCGCGTCGAGCAGATCGGTCTTCGAGACCACGCCGACCACGCTCTTGTCCTCGCCGAGCACCGGCGCGCCGTGAACGCGGTGTCGGGTCAGCGTCTCCGCTGCCTCCCGCGCGCTCGTGTCCGCGTGCAGGTAGACCAGGTGCGACGTCATGACCTCGGACACCCGCACGATCTCGGTGGTCATGCTCTGGATCTTGCGGCCAGGGGGTCGGGCAGACAAGGCACCTCGACGCCGCAGGTGGGCGAGGTAACATGCGGCGATGGTCACCGAAGTCGCTGCGGAGCTGGGCAAGATCGCGGTTTCCAAGCTCGCGGAGGTGAAGCCGGAGGACGCTGCGAAAGCTTTGCGCACGCTGCGCGGCGGCGCCGTCCTCCTGGTGCCGGGTGCCGGAGCGTTCGCGCTCGGCATCGCCGTCGGCGCGGGCCTCGGGGTGCTCTTCGCGCCGCGTTCGGGACGCGAGACGCGCGGCGCCATCCGCGACGCCGTGCGCGGCAAGCTCCGCGCGCTGCGCGAGCGGCGGCTCTCGCGCTAGCTCAGCGCGGCGTGACGACCACGATGGCGCCGCGGCGCTCGACCCGGGCGCCGTGGGCTTCGGCCAGCGAGACCAGCGCTTCGTAGGGGCGTACCTGGCGTAGGTCGGCGTTCACGCGACCAGCGAGGTCGCCGTCGGCGATCATCGCGAAGCCGCCGGCGTCGGCGAGCAGGCGCAGCGCTTCCTCGAGCTCCGCGTTCGCGAAGCGAACCGTGACGCGCTCGCGCCGGCCGAGCGGGCGCTCGACGGGCGGCGGCTCGCCGATGGTCTTCGGCTGCCAGCGCGCGCCGAGCTCGGTGAGCCGGCGGGACTCCGCCTCCCCGGCGCGGTCCCGCGAGACGACCTCGGCGATGGCGGAATCCAGCGATCGATCGGCTGGGCCGAGCTCGGGCTCGGGTCGCTCCCCGCGCTCGGCAGCGCAGCCGGCGAGCGCGAGCAGGAGCCAGAGCGAGCGCGCCACGCCAGCAGTCTAGCCGTGGATCACTTCGGCGCCATGCGCAGCGCGCCGTCGAGCCGGATGGTCTCGCCGTTCAGCATCGGGTTGTCCACGATGGACAAGACCAGTCGCGCGTACTCCGCGGGGCGGCCGAGGCGCGGGGGGAAAGGCACAGTGGCCTCCAGGCTCTTCCGCGCTTCCTCCGGCAGGCCGGCCATCATCGGCGTGTCGAACAAGCCGGGGGCGATGCACACGACGCGGATGCCGGTGCGAGACAGCTCGCGCGCCACCGGTAGCGTCATGCCGGAGACGCCGGCCTTGGACGCGCTGTAGGCGACCTGCCCGATCTGCCCGTCGAAGGCCGCGATGCTCGCGGTGGTCACGATCACGCCGCGCTCGCCCTCGTCGCTCGGCGCGTTGTCCTGCATCGCGTGGGCGGTCAGGCGCATCATGTTGAACATGCCGACCAGGTTGACGTTCACCGTGAGCGCGAACAGATCGAACGGGAACGGACCGCCCTTGCTGACCAGACGCCCGGCGGTGCCGATGCCGGCGCAGCCGACCGCGACGTGCAGGCCGCCGAGGTCGTTCTTGGCAGTGGCGATCGCCGCCAGCATCTGCGGCTCGCTGGTCACGTCGGTCTCCGCGAAGCGGGCCGCCGCGCCGAGCTCCTTGGCCAGCGCCTCGCCCATCTCGGCGTTCTTGTCGGCGATCACCACCTTGGCGCCGGCGCCGACCAGCGCGCGCACCGTCGCGGCTCCCAGCCCCGATGCTCCCCCAGTGACGAGTGCAACCTTGCCTTTAGCTTCCACGTGAGCCTCCTGCCCGGGCTTTGCGGGCGGCCGAGTCTAGGTCTTCCGCCAGACAGCGCCCAGGTCGAAAGCTGCGAGCTCGCGCAGCGCGCCGACGTGCGCGCCGGAGATCCGGAGCTGCCCCACGACCCCGAGGGACAAGGTGGTGGTCACGTCGCGCGGGTTGCCGGAGCTGGTCAGCGCCGGCTTCCGAGCGAGCCCCGGGCTCGCGGCCGTCAGCATGCCGAGCTGCGCCGCGCTCGGGCCCGCCCCGACGGCGCGGGCGAAGTCCAGCATCAAGGCGAAGCGCCCGCGTTCGCGGCGGTACTCGACCTCGGCGCGCGGGCGCGTGGCGACGCGCAGCTCGTGACCCGGGCGCGAGAAGATGGCCGCGAGCTCCTTGGCGATCTGCTCGAGGTGCACGGCGCCTTCCACCACCACGAGCTCCGCGGCCTCGCCGCCCCAGGCCGGGTCGCCGCCGCCCCCGCCGCTCGCGTTCGACAGGCCCAGGTGAGACAGGCGCCCGCTCGGCAGCGAGTCGAGGAGCTTCTGCGCGACGCCGGGCGCGCCCCAAGCGCCCGCGTCCTTGCCCGTGCGCAGCACGACCCAACCCATGCTGCCGGCGTCGAACTTCAGCGCGCCGGGCCGCGGCTTGTGCAGGAACTCGCCGAGCCAGCTCACGTCGGTCTCGCCGGCCTCGAAGGCGCGCAGCGCGTCCTTCAAGTCCGACGCCGCGCGCACCTCGACGCGATCGAGCAAGGCGGCGCCGCGGGCGGCGTTCGGGTTGCGCTTCAGCACCAGCTGATCTCTGGCGAGCTCGGCGACGAAGGCACCGGTGCCGTCGGGGCGAGTGCGGGAGAAGGCTCGCGGCACGATCGCGCTGAGGGGGCTCGCGAGCCCGGTCGCCACCACCACCGGGTCGGCGTGTGTGAAGGTGAATGCGAGCGCGTCCTTGGGATCCGGCGCGGGCTTGCCGAGCGGCGCGAGCAGGCCCGCCGCGCCCGCGCGCTCCGCGCGGGCCAGGGAGAAGAGCACGTCCCGTCCGTCCATCGCCACGCCGCGCGCGGAGACCAGGTTCGGGCGCAAAGCGACGCGCGTCCCGCCCTTCACCGGTTCGGGAAGCCCGGCCGCCAGCGCGGGGTAGGGGCGCCCGGCAGGATCGAGCGCATACAGCGGATCGGCTACGGCCGCGCCAAACAGCGCGGCGACGGCGTCGTCCACTGCATGGGGGTCGAGGCCGTCGAGGGGCCACGGCAGCTTGAGCTTGAGCGTGCCGCCGTAGGGCTTGCGTCCGAGCGCGAAGGCCGAGCTCGCAACGGTGAGCGCGGCGACGAAGGCGCGGCGCCCGAGCACCGTCATCGGAGCACCCA
It encodes the following:
- a CDS encoding 3-hydroxyacyl-CoA dehydrogenase, producing the protein MEAKGKVALVTGGASGLGAATVRALVGAGAKVVIADKNAEMGEALAKELGAAARFAETDVTSEPQMLAAIATAKNDLGGLHVAVGCAGIGTAGRLVSKGGPFPFDLFALTVNVNLVGMFNMMRLTAHAMQDNAPSDEGERGVIVTTASIAAFDGQIGQVAYSASKAGVSGMTLPVARELSRTGIRVVCIAPGLFDTPMMAGLPEEARKSLEATVPFPPRLGRPAEYARLVLSIVDNPMLNGETIRLDGALRMAPK
- a CDS encoding CBS domain-containing protein, with amino-acid sequence MTTEIVRVSEVMTSHLVYLHADTSAREAAETLTRHRVHGAPVLGEDKSVVGVVSKTDLLDARNYPKDREAVVGDLMTHIVLAVRTTDPLMLAVRLMVNEDVHRALVMNEDGTLAGVVAPMDVLRALAKGLPIGDPSHVESMEYVNLAWVGKNE
- a CDS encoding IgGFc-binding protein; the protein is MVSARLGKLFIAASCLGLGLGTLFVPSCSAGGGGGGPAGGGAGAFGGAAGDASVDQAQSGGSGGSGGSSGDGGINLDAISSDGCAAKCSSDFHKVLSCNGVELQKCSGDQGCDPTSGKCENACSVAEKTKQSVGCEYFPTFMEMNDSSFWQGNQICFAVIVANTWDTPAKVSVALNGAALDIDKYAYVPQGSGPSLTLSPTSVTSGIAPGGVAILFLAGAQGTEKAHCPVPSAMTVGPMVQGTGKGHSFHLKTDVPVVAYQIAPYGGGNAAVTGASLLIPTSAWDVNYIGVNAYKYGIAPPSMNIIARENATQVTLVPVAAVSGGGGLPSGPVNTPLSFTLNAGEMAQFSQNAELTGSVISSDKPIGLMGGQKSLNVPVGVSYADHAEQMIPPVRAMGSEYVGVMHRQRKTEPAVWRLVGAVDGTTLSWTGAVTGPATLNRGEVAELQTSTPFVVKSQDDLHPFMLFQLMTGSTFLAEMSGYGDADFVLMVPPQQYMPRYVFFADPTYPETNLVLVRAKVDGKFADVFLDCSGVVSGWQPLGDYEWTRVDLMTGNFQPVGNCSTGRHEMWSDGPFGVTVWGWGTPLTTSFTSNVSYGYPAGMNIVPINKVVVPPIPK
- a CDS encoding YtxH domain-containing protein, which codes for MVTEVAAELGKIAVSKLAEVKPEDAAKALRTLRGGAVLLVPGAGAFALGIAVGAGLGVLFAPRSGRETRGAIRDAVRGKLRALRERRLSR